In Juglans microcarpa x Juglans regia isolate MS1-56 chromosome 4S, Jm3101_v1.0, whole genome shotgun sequence, a single window of DNA contains:
- the LOC121261891 gene encoding uncharacterized protein LOC121261891, protein MDPSMTDDLTNPELGNVLFEKAMKGRWGEVVDICTENPWSLVAGITRLEDTLLHLAVSGGQEETVRKLTYIISEQPNHEMLLRVKNERGNTALHIAALMGNEAMCKCIASVDSSLIGQRNYEGETPLFTAVLFGKIQAFQSLYDLCPFYERYSYSRNTRGDTILHCAISGDHFDLALLIIELYGEVLVNAVNEDGITPLHLLADKPSAFPSGSRLGVFDRIIYQCMYVDERKVMEPDDHFFQRSMQPIARLPAYERNPNNYPENYRTCNDFYRLFWNFFTFLRLAMGINVGVQTDEENPQTHAGNQESKGATNEAAWNRRFFPANYDVCCNFLKLANRIVLIVLGGGIPTIRKIYKEKRQHTLSIQIMNKLLQGVKMSEYYHAGKKPSQPSDIAKDTPRKEYLQETNPLYALDAHDSEAENREEGVGGISGGIGRKHEASSQQTNSTGGINKDQSLADAGKKIMTKNEPETAILIAARNGVAEIVEKILELVPVAIHDVNAENKNAVLLAVENRQPHVYKLLLQRNILNRDSVFRVVDKKGNSAFHLAAKLAAYKPWLIPGEALQMQWEMKWYEFVTTSIPSNFVPRYNNKGKTPEEVFIKTHKNLVKKGGEWLTNTSQSYSVVAALIATVAFATSTTVPGGVKEDTGIPTLENKPAFHLFAISSLVALCFSVTALVMFLSILTSRHQERDFGKDLPRKLLIGLTSLFVSIAAVLISFCSGHFFVVQNKLKYVAFAVYAATCLPVTFFAAVQFPLYFDLIHATFTKVPRRSYKATL, encoded by the exons ATGGATCCGTCGATGACAGATGATCTAACGAATCCAGAATTGGGGAACGTTTTGTTCGAAAAGGCCATGAAAGGGAGATGGGGTGAAGTCGTCGATATATGTACGGAAAACCCATGGTCTCTGGTGGCCGGAATCACCAGGTTGGAGGACACACTGTTACACCTAGCTGTCTCCGGCGGCCAAGAGGAGACGGTCCGAAAACTCACATATATTATCTCTGAACAGCCAAATCACGAAATGCTTCTCAGGGTTAAAAATGAGAGAGGGAACACCGCTCTCCATATCGCTGCACTAATGGGGAATGAGGCCATGTGTAAGTGCATAGCAAGTGTTGATTCTTCATTAATCGGACAACGTAACTATGAGGGAGAGACTCCTCTTTTCACGGCAGTGCTCTTCGGTAAAATACAAGCTTTCCAAAGTCTTTACGATTTGTGTCCGTTCTATGAGCGTTACAGTTATTCCAGGAATACGCGTGGTGACACGATTCTTCACTGCGCCATTTCTGGAGACCATTTTG ATTTGGCATTGCTGATAATTGAGTTGTATGGGGAAGTACTGGTAAACGCTGTCAATGAGGATGGAATCACACCTCTCCATCTACTAGCGGACAAGCCCTCGGCTTTCCCAAGCGGCAGCCGCCTTGGAGTTTTCGATCGAATCATTTATCAGT GCATGTATGTTGACGAGCGCAAGGTGATGGAACCAGATGATCATTTTTTCCAGCGCTCTATGCAACCGATAGCAAGACTTCCCGCCTACGAAAGGAATCCAAATAATTATCCAGAGAACTACAGAACATGCAACGACTTCTATCgattgttttggaatttctttacatttt TACGACTCGCGATGGGAATAAATGTTGGAGTACAGACCGATGAAGAGAACCCTCAAACACACGCAGGAAATCAAG AATCCAAAGGCGCTACCAACGAAGCAGCTTGGAACCGTCGATTTTTTCCAGCTAATTATGACGTTTGCTGCAATTTTCTCAAGCTTGCAAACAGGATAGTGTTGATCGTTCTTGGAGGAG GAATCCCCACTATAAGGAAGATATACAAGGAGAAACGGCAGCACACACTGTCAATTCAGATCATGAACAAACTTTTACAGGGTGTTAAAATGTCCGAATATTATCACGCTGGGAAGAAGCCCTCACAACCGTCAGATATAGCCAAAGATACACCAAGAAAAGAGTATCTGCAGGAAACAAACCCATTATATGCGCTTGATGCTCATGATTCTGAGGCTGAAAACAGAGAAG AAGGGGTGGGAGGAATTAGCGGTGGCATAGGAAGGAAGCATGAAGCTAGCAGCCAGCAAACAAATTCTACCGGAGGTATTAATAAAGATCAGTCCCTTGCGGATG CAGGGAAGAAAATAATGACGAAAAATGAACCCGAGACTGCAATATTAATCGCTGCTAGAAATGGTGTTGCCGAAATTGTGGAGAAAATTCTGGAATTGGTTCCGGTTGCCATACACGATGTGAATGCAGAAAACAAGAATGCAGTGCTGTTGGCAGTAGAGAACAGGCAACCCCATGTATATAAACTCTTGCTGCAAAGAAATATCCTGAATAGAGACAGCGTGTTTCGTGTCGTGGATAAGAAAGGGAATAGTGCCTTTCATCTCGCGGCAAAGCTTGCAGCCTATAAGCCTTGGCTAATTCCTGGGGAAGCCTTGCAAATGCAATGGGAGATGAAGTGGTATGAG TTTGTGACTACGTCCATTCCCTCCAACTTCGTTCCCCGCTACAACAACAAGGGCAAGACCCCTGAGGAAGTGTTCATCAAAACTCACAAGAACCTTGTCAAGAAAGGTGGTGAGTGGTTAACCAATACCTCCCAATCCTACTCTGTCGTCGCAGCACTTATAGCCACTGTGGCCTTCGCCACCTCCACCACAGTGCCTGGAGGCGTCAAGGAGGATACCGGCATTCCAACGCTGGAAAACAAACCCGCATTCCACCTCTTTGCCATCTCATCACTTGTTGCACTCTGCTTCTCGGTCACGGCCTTGGTTATGTTCCTCTCTATCTTAACATCACGACATCAGGAGAGAGATTTCGGAAAGGACCTGCCTAGGAAGCTTTTGATAGGTTTAACGTCGCTGTTTGTTTCCATAGCTGCGGTTTTGATTTCGTTCTGCTCGGGACATTTCTTTGTGGTACAAAATAAGCTGAAGTATGTAGCATTTGCAGTGTATGCAGCGACGTGCCTGCCAGTAACTTTTTTTGCTGCAGTGCAATTTCCGCTATATTTTGATCTTATACATGCTACCTTTACGAAGGTGCCACGACGAAGCTATAAGGCAACTCTCTAA